The Salmo salar chromosome ssa06, Ssal_v3.1, whole genome shotgun sequence genome window below encodes:
- the pcare2 gene encoding uncharacterized protein pcare2, with product MGCSPSKDHLFPGIPDGVHKALLPVPPEVGNIKPVEGENQDIDNMDIDEEVEELPLSAEEDNPMAALGKVADMAPITAVVSNLGAVSQIEVKMTSQVRDTHSEKLPEKQAKKVKKRRKNKGVKRGCRKEKEINTSITQGKVDLPMHMVRAHQAAYEYLNPNISKCETLLGLLNQAAQTQLSLQPMMTAIVMRFEEVNQALEEMAEEGELMLKEHGNHMAWPSEIRDPAPTPSKPNADPSETPPDLLQLLLQHSTEKMKLVGSSIQGLGDTALEEAADFFASLSRLLGERLLSKRAVEERLTQVLARVEAAAKCNLDDLSLHSEDSGIGGENESLMGSERHCRQWGSSGSGGSARPTPPSHSPDQVCLNEGEEGEENEEEDDDDEDEEDEEEERSGRVRSNSSPPDPIQNTKHSKGQPPKRPQTAAPLGRPVRPPRSMSIDSLHVQELQQKDLDRRTGNNSLRRYSSGGQRVARYGLKGSTKANQAPNSLPAIAPQPPGRNSVKRLINTFSGGVDGRPGQSLPSAHLRGSRSSVTPLLPDIGSGEDIVSGNNNKNIWAAEGGEGLDDDNLPPPSPEVLMDNSYESNEENPDDEEGEEEDTDSRGHPVPRQRSTASQRLRASLQNMTVLPNRGSVGPIRQDPVTRCGQQPASEGDQESEQAASLYHKARKIIHLRNAAESAANRPDPGVRGPLRAGVSLRQGSSNPYEGEYYPTSMPPTVPPVSRVRLPPSCPSTHHRLPNPPAFAQPNPPSRPSSPRVLGWSREDSGEDMSPSVSFNDARSVFCQNSQSNSQSWTPHYSSTFPRPYGEPSRGRLSTRGSQTVSRRSQSDQRPSLTTQQQDLSNPGTPRGRTRGSEPNMSKSSERMVNGLLTEGDNQSDPSAVDTDLDPEQ from the exons ATGGGTTGTTCCCCATCCAAAGATCATCTCTTCCCAGGGATCCCAGATGGGGTACACAAGGCTCTGCTGCCAGTACCACCAGAGGTGGGTAACATCAAGCCTGTTGAGGGAGAAAACCAAGATATTGACAATATGGATATTGACGAAGAAGTGGAGGAACTCCCACTATCAGCTGAAGAGGATAATCCTATGGCCGCCCTGGGAAAAGTGGCGGACATGGCCCCCATCACAGCCGTTGTGTCAAACCTAGGGGCCGTCTCTCAAATAGAGGTCAAAATGACATCAcaggtgagagacacacacagtgagaagtTACCGGAAAAGCAGGCAAAAAAGGTCAAGAAGCGAAGGAAGAATAAGGGCGTCAAACGGGGCTGCCGAAAAGAAAAGGAGATAAACACCTCAATCACCCAGGGGAAGGTGGACCTTCCCATGCACATGGTGAGAGCTCACCAGGCCGCCTACGAATACCTGAACCCCAACATCTCCAAGTGTGAGACCCTGCTGGGGCTGCTGAACCAGGCCGCCCAGACCCAGCTCTCCCTGCAGCCCATGATGACAGCCATTGTGATGCGCTTCGAGGAGGTCAACCAGGCCCTGGAGGAGATGGCTGAGGAAGGGGAGCTGATGCTGAAGGAGCATGGCAACCACATGGCCTGGCCCTCTGAGATAAGGGACCCAGCTCCCACCCCCTCCAAGCCCAATGCTGACCCATCAGAAACCCCCCCAGatctgctgcagctgctgctccAGCATTCAACTGAAAAGATGAAGCTGGTGGGGAGCTCGATCCAAGGCCTGGGAGACACCGCTCTGGAAGAGGCGGCGGACTTCTTCGCCTCGTTATCTAGACTACTGGGAGAGAGGCTGCTGTCCAAGCGGGCAGTAGAGGAGCGTCTGACCCAGGTGCTGGCACGCGTGGAGGCAGCTGCCAAGTGCAACCTTGATGACTTGTCCCTGCACAGCGAGGACAGCGGCATCGGGGGAGAGAACGAGTCACTGATGGGATCAGAGCGCCACTGTCGTCAATGGGGGAGTTCTGGGTCCGGTGGCAGTGCACGCCCCACACCCCCAAGCCATTCACCTGACCAGGTATGCCTTAACGAAGGTGAGGAGGGGGAAGAaaatgaggaagaggatgatgatgatgaagatgaggaggatgaagaggaagagaggtCAGGGAgggtgcggtccaactcatccccgCCAGACCCCATACAGAACACCAAGCACAGCAAAGGGCAGCCACCCAAACGGCCCCAGACAGCTGCCCCCTTGGGCAGGCCAGTGAGACCACCACGGTCAATGTCCATAGACTCTCTACATGTTCAGGAGCTGCAACAGAAAGACCTGGACCGACGGACGGGAAACAACTCTCTGAGAAGATACTCTTCAGGGGGGCAGAGGGTTGCCAGATATGGACTCAAAGGGTCCACAAAGGCAAACCAAGCACCAAATTCACTACCAGCGATAGCACCACAACCTCCTGGCCGCAACTCCGTCAAAAGACTCATAAACACATTCAGTGGTGGGGTGGACGGCAGACCAGGCCAAAGTCTCCCTAGTGCACACCTTAGGGGGTCTAGGAGCAGTGTAACTCCCCTCTTACCCGACATTGGAAGTGGAGAGGACATTGTCAGTGGTAACAACAATAAGAACATCTGGGCTGCGGAAGGCGGGGAAGGCCTGGATGATGACAACCTGCCCCCCCCTTCCCCTGAAGTCCTGATGGACAATTCCTATGAGAGCAATGAGGAAAACCCGGATGAtgaggaaggggaagaggaggacaCCGACAGTAGGGGCCACCCTGTGCCACGCCAAAGGAGCACCGCCTCTCAGCGCCTGAGGGCCTCGTTGCAGAACATGACGGTGTTGCCCAACCGTGGAAGTGTCGGACCAATCAGACAGGATCCTGTGACGAGGTGTGGACAGCAGCCAGCATCTGAAGGCGACCAAGAGAGTGAGCAAGCCGCCTCTCTCTACCATAAGGCCCGCAAGATCATCCACCTGCGCAACGCAGCTGAATCCGCTGCAAACAGACCTGACCCGGGGGTTCGAGGACCCCTTAGAGCTGGGGTGAGTCTCCGGCAAGGAAGCAGCAACCCCTATGAGGGGGAGTATTACCCCACCAGCATGCCACCGACCGTCCCACCAGTCTCCAGAGTTCGCCTACCACCCTCTTGTCCCTCTACACACCACAGACTACCAAACCCCCCTGCTTTCGCACAGCCTAATCCACCCTCACGTCCATCCTCTCCCCGGGTCTTGGGATGGAGTAGGGAGGACAGTGGTGAAGACATGTCACCCTCAGTGTCCTTCAACGATGCCCGATCTGTGTTCTGTCAAAATAGCCAATCCAACTCCCAGAGCTGGACCCCCCACTATAGCTCTACGTTCCCCAGGCCCTATGGTGAGCCCTCCCGGGGAAGGCTGTCCACACGCGGGTCCCAGACTGTCAGTCGGCGCAGCCAGTCTGACCAGAGACCCAGCCTGACAACACAACAACAGGATTTGTCCAACCCAGGCACACCACGGGGCCGGACACGAGGAAGTGAGCCAAATATGTCCAAAAGCAGTGAGAG GATGGTCAATGGTCTTCTGACGGAAGGGGACAACCAATCAGATCCAAGTGCTGTTGATACTGATTTGGATCCTGAGCAGTAG